One region of Primulina tabacum isolate GXHZ01 chromosome 1, ASM2559414v2, whole genome shotgun sequence genomic DNA includes:
- the LOC142542433 gene encoding peptide methionine sulfoxide reductase B5-like, with protein MGSQILRISPFASSRTLVLHPTSPISRFIPRSAYQVTSFNGYHSTHFLFTKPLGYYVVSSGGFCGLSFNRCRREFRGGVVAMAASGPVQKSEEEWRAILSPEQFRILRKKGTEYPGTGIYDKFYEEGVYQCAGCGTPLYKSTTKFNSGCGWPAFFEGLPGAINRYPDPDGRRVEITCAACGGHLGHVFKGEGFGTPTDERHCVNSVSLKFTPGNSDSPS; from the exons ATGGGCTCCCAGATCCTTAGAATTTCGCCATTTGCATCTTCTAGAACGCTCGTTCTCCATCCGACCTCTCCCATCTCAAGATTTATACCAAGATCAGCATACCAAGTTACCAGTTTCAACGGATACCACTCAACCCATTTTCTATTCACGAAGCCCCTTGGATATTACGTCGTTTCATCTGGTGGGTTTTGTGGCTTGAGCTTTAATCGGTGCAGGAGAGAGTTCAGAGGCGGAGTTGTGGCTATGGCGGCTTCCGGGCCTGTGCAGAAATCCGAGGAGGAGTGGCGTGCAATTCTTTCGCCGGAGCAGTTTCGGATTCTCAGAAAGAAAGGCACCGA GTATCCAGGTACTGGGATTTATGACAAGTTCTATGAAGAGGGTGTATACCAGTGTGCAGGGTGTGGAACACCTCTGTACAAGTCCACAACCAAATTTAATTCCGGTTGTGGTTGGCCAGCATTCTTCGAGGGTCTCCCTGGAGCCATAAACCGATAT CCTGATCCCGACGGAAGGAGGGTAGAAATCACTTGCGCAGCTTGTGGGGGACACCTCGGGCATGTTTTCAAAGGTGAAGGATTCGGTACACCCACTGATGAGCGCCATTGCGTCAATAGTGTATCCCTAAAGTTCACTCCAGGAAATTCCGATTCGCCTTCGTAA